The genome window GGATTCCGTTGCGTTGCGGCAGAGGCTTTTGCAGCCTCCGCGATATGTCAATTACTTGCCCGCAAATTAATAATGCAGGCTGGAAAACTGGTGGGCCACCAGGGACTCGAACCCCGAACCAATTGATTAAGAGTCAACTGCTCTGCCAATTGAGCTAGTGGCCCAGTGCGCTCCGCAAGGTCTCTCGGATTCCGTTGCGTTGCGGCAGGTGGACTCTTTAGTCCTCCACACCGATGTTGTCAAGAAAGAGCACTAAAAAATACCCATCCAGAATCCATTCCCGTTTTCTGACCATACAGGATCGGAGTTTACGACAATCTCAGTCCCTTGAAGCGGATGGACGCAAGGGGGAGCTTTTTGCTATGATTGCATAGATTGCGACAAGATAATCTCAAACCTTCTGGGCGGACACGAGATGATGCGCACGGTCTTCACTCTTCTCCTTACTATCCTGCTCTGGCCGGTCTCGTCAGTTCAGGCCCAACTTCAGATGCCCGAGCCTCCACTAAATATCTCCGTGGACTTCGCCAGACTGCCTGACAGCAAGGATAACGCCGAGACCACCGCCGGCGCTGTGCTGGCGGCGGTAACCATCATTCCGGAAAAGGGTTGGTATACCTATTCCAACCAGCCAGGCTCTCTGGGTCAGCCTACAGTGCTCACGGCCTCTCTCGCCGGGTCGCCAGAACCTCTGGAAGTGCGTTATCCACAGGGAGTGCGCAAGCCGGACCCTTTCTCACCCGAGGAGATGGTCAACTTGTACCTGGGCGAGGTGACTTTTTTCGTGCCCTTGCCCCCGGATGTTGCGCTTCCAGCGGACCTGCGTCTGCATCTATCGCTGCTGCTCTGCTCAGAAAAAAGCTGCATGCCCGTAAGTCTGGAGCGCACGGCCAGCTTGCGGCAAGCGGAAGCACTGCCCGCAGCCGAAAAGCAACCTTGGTGGCCGGAGTATGGAGCATCTGCGCCCGGTCCCCAGCCAGATCAAGTGGAACCGAGGCAGGCCGCCGAACCAGAAACGACTACCGGACCTGAGACGGCCAAGGATGCGCCTGAGGAAAAATGGAGCCTTAATCCGCGCTATTACCAAAGCGAGCTGGAGGTAGGCAGTATTTGGAAGGCCATTATGCTGGCCTTACTGGCGGGCTTTTTGCTCAACTTCATGCCTTGCGTGCTGCCCGTGGTAAGTCTCAAGATATCCAGCCTAGTCTCCGGTTGTGTTCGCGGCGCACAGTGCAGCGAGAGAGCCCGACGCCAAGCGTTCACCGAACATAACTTGTTTTTTGCCGCGGGCATTCTGGCCTATTTCTTGGTTCTAAGCTTGGTGCTCAGCCTTTTAGGGCTTGCCTGGGGAGAGTTGTTCCAAAGTCCCAAGCTCATCATGATCCTCTCGGCCGCGGTCTTCGCCCTGGCCTTGAGCCTGTTCGACGTCTACACCCTGCCTATCATCAACCTGCGTTCAGGCATGATCGACTCCGGCAACCCGCGCGCCTCAGCCTTTAGCACCGGAGTATTGGCTACCCTGCTTGCCACGCCCTGCAGCGGCCCATTCCTGGGAGGCGTGCTGGCCTGGGCGCTTGTGCAACCGTCGATGGTCGTGGCCATAGTCTTCATCAGCATCGGCGTCGGTATGGCCCTGCCCTATCTACTCATGTCGGCCTGGCCTGGACTCGTACGGTTCTTCCCCAAGCCCGGCGCATGGACAGTGAAGCTCGAACGCATCGTGGGCTTTTTTCTGCTGGCCACATGCATATACCTCATCAACATTCTGCCTCAAGACTACCTTCTCTCGGCATTGGTGTTGCTGTGGATCACGGGAGTGAGCTTTTGGATCTGGGGAGCCTGGACCGATTTGAATCAGAGCACCCGCAAGCGCTGGACCATTCGTAGCGCCGCCCTAAGCCTGGTGGTCGCGGCCGCGGCCTGGGCTGTGCAGCCTCCCGAAATATCCGTTCACTGGCGAGACTTTTCAGCCGAGGACTTTCGCGGCAGGCTTGGTCAGGAACGCCTGCTCGTGGACTTCACGGCCGACTGGTGCGTGAGCTGCAAGTTCCTGGAGCAGACCACGCTGACCGACAAGAACCTGGCGGACTGGGGAAAAAGATACGGGCTGACCTACATACGCGTGGATCTGACCGAGCAAAATCCCCAGGGCATGTCTCTGTTGCGCGAGCTCGGAAGCCAAAGCATTCCGGTTGTAGCCGTGTTTCCGCAAGGGAGCGATGCGAACAGGCCGCTCGTACTGCGTGACCTGTTCACCTCCGCGAACATGGAAGAGGCCCTGGATCAGCTCTTTTAGAGCATTTTGCTTTTGAAAATGCTCTGCAAGCCATGCGTCGGCATGGCTTGCCGCTAGCTTCGGCGTAGGCGCAATTCACTTGCACCGTCAACGCCGGAGCGGGCGTCTTAAAAGCGATCTGCCCTACAGCACCTTGCAAATAAAATGAAAAATGGGGGTGCAGGGAGCGCCGCTCCCTGCCGGGAGAGAGTCTGAGAGAGGGCAGCGCCCTCTCTCAGTTCAAACGCAAATTGCTCTAATTTGGGAGAGCCACGCGGATCAGACTATTCCAAGCAGATGAAGTCGAATTCGTTTCCGGTCAAACAACGGCCGCCATTGGGAGTTACCTCAAAGGTATTCTCCACGCCGACCATACCCAGACCTGGAATACCCTGCTTGGGTTCCAAGGCCAGGACCATGCCTTCTTCCAAGGGCGCATCGAAGCCCTTGGCGATGACCGGCCAACCATCAACGACCAGCCCGATGCCATGGCCGATGAAACGAACCTGATTGCCGCCCAGCCCCATAAACCCGTCAGCCAAGCCTTCTTCCTCGGCCCAGCGGGCGCAATGGGCGTACAGCGCGCTGGGAATGGCACCAGGCTTCATGCGCTCGGCGATCCACTCCTGCACATGCATGCAGAAGTCGTGACCGCGACGGGCTTGCTCGGGAATCGAGTTGCGCGGCCCAGCCCAATAGAGTTGGGTCTTGTCCGTGTGATAGCCCTCCAGGACGAAGCCTACATCAAGAGCCAGGGGCTCGCCCTTGCTCCAGACCTTGCCGGCATAGCCCATAGCCGTGGTCGCTGGATGCTCGCCGCGCAGACCCAACGGGCCGTTAAAAAAGCTTGGATAGTTGCCCGAGTCTCCGGCTGAGACATGACCCAGAAATATTTCCTCGCCAAAGGCGCCCATGCGCATGAGGCCGCTGTGTCCCTGGGAGAAGAAGGCCTCCCAGACGATATGTGAAACCTCACGCTCGGTCATACCCGGACGGATGCGCGCAGGAACGATCTCCATCAGGCACTTGGCGTGACGCTCGCCCGCCAAGCGCATTTTGGTCAACTCCCAAGGCGTCTTGAGGCTCTGAGCCATGGCCAGAATTGTATCGCCGGGCACAAAGCGCCTGCCAGGAAGCTTGGCAGCCAAGTTCTGGCCAAGCCCCCAAGTCAAGCCGGACAGCTCGACCGCCATCACTTCAGGCAAAGGGCAGCCCGCCTCCCGAGCCAGCCCATCCAAGTCCGCATAGGAGCGGAACGTCACGATGGAAGACAGCGGGGACTCCAGCTTGGCACGCTCCTTCCCCTTGCGCAGCATGAGCATGGGCTCTCCCTGCATGGGCAGCCAGCAGACGCCTGGGGCCATGGTGCCGGTCAGATAATATGCGGCGACGCGGGAAAACGTCAGGAGGCCGCCGGCTTCGGGGGCCTGCGCTTGCAGCAGAGTCCTCACCTTAGCCCAATGCAGGGATAATTCGTGCATGGGCATGGTTTCCAGGGGCTGGTACATGGCTTTCGCCTCACTGTTGACGTGCTGCCGTTGATAAAGCGGCGTACTTGAGAATCGCATGATTCTCGGCTACAAGCGCAAGTTGCGTTGAATAGGAATAATCAAAATTGGATCTATGGCCAAATGGACGGATTCCATTGGAGGGGCAAATGTTTGCCGCCGGAGACCAAAAGCTAGCTGTCTTGTTTCGCGAGGTCAAGACGATCGCCGTGGTAGGCGCCAAGGATGCGCCTTCGCAGCCCGTGGACCGAGTTGGCCGCTATCTTATCGCTGCCGGCTATGAAGTCATACCCGTGCATCCCAAGCGCAAGGACGTCTGGGGGCTTCCGACCTATTCACGCTTGGCTGACGTGCCGGTTCCCATTGATCTCGTCAATCTTTTCCGAGCCGCACAGTATTGTCCCGAGCACGCGCTGGAGGTGCTGGCCCTGCCAGTCAGGCCGCAAGCCTTCTGGATGCAACTTGGCATACGCAGTCCGCAGGCGCGGGAGCTTCTGGAACCGGCGGGAATCCTGGTTATCGAGGACTCCTGCAGCATGGTCGAACACCGACGCCTTTTGGGCGAGAAATAATGAGTGAAAGCAACTTAGCGTTCGAGTGCCGCCGATGCGGTCACTGTTGCGAGGGCCAGGGCGGCATCATCCTTACCGAGCAGGATGTTGAACGCCTGCGAACCCATCTCGGGCTCGCCAGGGAGGAATTCCTGACCATGGCCGTTGAATTCAAGTCCGATCGAAATCGCCTGCGCACCGGCCCAGACGGCTATTGCATCTACTATCGCCAGGATCTGCACGGATGTGGCATCCACCCGGCACGTCCTGATATCTGCAGAGCATGGCCATTCTTTCGCGGCAACCTGCTGGATCGCCTAAGCTGGGAAATGGTCCAGGATTACTGTCCTGGCGTGAATCCAACGGTAAGCCATGCGGAATTCGTCCGTCAGGGCCAAGCATACCTGCGCAATTGCGGGCTCGTGGCGGTGGGCGAGGACGCGCCGGCAGCCTTGCGTCCCATATAACTGCGCATCCGCGGCAAGGCTCTTCAATGACGGTCAAGGAATGCTATCAGATACTTCATGTCTCTCCCGAGGCGAATCTTGAGGAGGTTAAGCGTTCCTTCCGCAAACTCGCTTTCGACCTGCACCCCGACCTGCACCCCGACGACCCCTCTGCTGCACGCAAATTTCAGCGCTTGAATGAAGCCTACATCTTCCTGCGCAAGACCATGGAATCCGCCGATTTCTCGCAGGAAAGCCCGGAACAGACCGCAAAGAATGGGGCTGCTTCTCAGAATGCAGGTGCGCAGGGGCGGGCTCACGCGCAAGGCGGGAACCGGAACCAGGCTCAAACCGGCTCGCGCCCGTTCCGACAGGGGCCACCTCCCGGTGCGCCTTCGGCCGAGGAGCGTGCCCGCGAGCGCATGCGCAAGAAGCACTCAGATAATGAGCGCTTCTTTTCTCGTAAGGAAGAAGTCCTGCAAGATATTCTCAAGGATCCTTTCGCGCGCAAGGTTTTCGAGGACATCTACCAGCAGGTGCGCAACGGAAACACGACACCCAAGGCCGCTCCCAAGGAAATCAGAAAACGCAAGATCGAACTGGAGTGGGGCAAGCGCAAGATCAGCATCGATCTCTCCAAAGGTCTTATCGGCAGCTTCAAGGCCTGGATGCAGGGGCAAATGGATGTGCATAAGATAATCCATCTTCCCCTTGAGCAACTCATGCCCGGACGTACAGTACGTATCACGTTCAGTCCTGGCCTGAGCACAAAGAAGCACGCCATCGAAATCCGCCTGCCAGGCGATTTTGCAGTTGGAAAAGCCATGCGCCTGCGCGGCCTAGGGCGAAAGATCGGAGCACTTCAAGGGGATATGTACCTGCGCATCCTGGCGAAATAGTCCCCACACTAGCGTTCTTTACAGTACGCTGAAGCGATCTTTGAATTGCGCGGAAGCCCTTAGGGCCGCAGGCTCTCGAATACATAAGCGTCGGCAAACCTTTGCGCCCGCTCCAGATCATTCTGAGTGCGCACGGTCCAGGTCAGGACCGGTTTGCCCTGACAACGCCAGGCTCCCACAATGGGACTGCCGAGAACATTCAGAGCCACGGACAATGCATGCGGCTGGCCGAAAGCAATCAGCGGCCAATTAATGGCTGCGCAGCGTTGAGGAAGCCACAGGCCGCGCAAGCCGGAGCTGCCGGTGATCTGTACACGCAGCAAATGCGGGGCCTTGCGCTGGAACCAGGCCAATACGAGAGGATTGAACGATGCGACCGCAAAGCTGCCGCCATATTGCGTAAAGTATTGGTTAAGCAGCGATAGGACCTGTTGTTCCAGCCGGCCCGGCCGATTGCCGTTTTTGATTTCGACATAGAGTGGGACCCTGCCGCGCACCATGTTCAGCAGGTCGCTTAATAACGGCGGGGTTTCTTGCGTTCCAAGCAGGGAAAGACTGGACAACTGTCCTGAGTTCAGGGCCAGGACGTATCCGGTCCGACTTGTCATGCGGTCCAGAGTTGCATCGTGGAATACGACGACATTGCCGTCCCCGAGTAAGCGGACATCGAGTTCTATGGCATAGCCGTTGTCTACTGCCAGCCGGAATGCCGCCATGGAATTTTCGGGCACGCCCTTACGCAGATCATGCAGGCCTCTGTGTGCGAATGGCCTGCTTAGCAAGGATGCAATGTTCATCGATCTAACTCTTCAACCTTGAAAGTTTTTGGGTTCTCAATGACACTCCCGGGGACCCATGCAAACGAAGAGCGGAGACGAGGGGAATGAAAGATTCAAACCGCCCATGGCTTGATAGCTACGATTCAGAGGTCAGTCCAACTCTGACTTATGAATCCGTCCCTGTTTTCACTTTGCTGGATAGGGCCGCAGAGCGATTCCCCAAGCGCAAGGCTATTCGGTTCAACAACTACTCGATAACATATCAGGAGTTGCATCGCCAGAGCGAGGTCATGGCCGCGAACCTCCGGGCTCACGGACTGCGCCCAGGTGACCGCATCTCCATCATGATGCCCAATTTACCACAGACCATCATCTCTTATTGGGCAGTACTGAAAGCTGGCGCCGTGGCGGTCATGACCAATCCGCTCTACATGGAGAAGGAACTGGTACACCATATCCACGATTCCGGCTCCCGCATGATGATCACCCTGGACGTGCTCTGGTCCAAGGTCGCCCAACTAGGCGACAAAATCACGCTTGATAAGATTTTTGTTTCCTCGGTCGCTGATGGCCTGGCCTTTCCTCTAAATCAGATCGTGCGCCTCAAGGTTTGGAAAGAAGGCAAGGGCAAGGTGCCCTATGACGACGGCAAGGTGCTTCGCTGGAGTGAGCTGCTGCACGGAAGGGATCGTTTTTCATACGCCGGGATCATGCCTAAGACCGACTTGGCCTTGCTCCAGTACACCGGCGGCACCACTGGCGTTTCCAAAGGCTGCATGATCACCCATTACAACCTCGTGGCCAACGCCGCTCAATGCAGTGCCATTCTGCACTCCATCGGCAATCAGCAGGAAACTTTCTTGGCGGTCATGCCCTTCTTCCACATCTACGGCCTGACCACCTGTCTCAACTTTCCCACGGCGCTTGGCGCAACAACCGTACCTTTTGCCCGCTTTGTGCCGCAGGACGTGCTTAAGACCATCGATAAGATCAAGCCGACAATTTTTCCAGGCGCTCCGTCCGTATACATCGCGCTCATGCAGCAGCGAGAGTTCGAAAATACGGACTTCCAGGGGTTACGTTACTGCATCTCAGGTTCGGCTCCCATGCCCGTGGAAGTCATGCAACAGTTCAAGGAGCGCACAGGCTCGGATATTATCGAGGGATATGGCCTGACCGAAGCCTCTCCAGTGACACACCTCAACCCGCTCAGGGGAACGCGCAAGTCGGGTTCCATCGGGTTGCCCTTTCCGGACACGGAAGCTCGCATTGTGGACATGGAGGTCGCTGGACCGCCACTTCCTCCAGGCAAGCATGGCGAACTCATTATGCGCGGTCCTCAGATCATGGCGGGCTACTGGAATCGCCCGGACGAGACGGCCAGCGCATTGCGCAATGGCTGGCTCTTTACCGGGGACATCGCCACCATGGACGAAGAAGGCTATTTCTTCATCGTGGACCGCAAGAAGGATCTGATCATCTCCGGCGGTTACAACATTTACCCCCGAGAGATCGACGAAGTGCTCTATGAGCACCCCAAGGTCAAGGAGGCCGTGACGGTCGGCATTCCGCACAAGACTCGCGGCGAAGTGGTCAAGGCCTATGTTATTCCGAAGGATGGAGAAACCATCGATAAAGCCGAGATAATCGCCTTCTGCAAGAAAAAACTTGCCGGCTACAAGGTTCCGCGCCAGGTGGAGTTCCGCACCGAATTGCCCAAGACTTTGGTGGGCAAGGTGCTGCGGCGTGCTCTGCGTGAGGAGGAGGCACAAAAGGTAAATCGTGCCGCGGCTCGTAAAGAAACGGTGGAATAATCCTGCGCTTTTAACTGATCGTAGAAAAGCTCCTCATTATGTCTGCGGCTTGCGCCGAACCAGCAAGCGAGGTGCGACATGGCGCCTGGACGGCGGGAACAGCCGCAGGGCAACATGTGGGTGAGCTTGGCGAGATTCCCAGATCCCGCGGGCACGCATTCTATGACTGTCATGTGGCAGGTGCTCGAGCGCGCGGGGATTGACCACTTCCCCGAGAAGCTCTGCCTGCCTTGGCGTTTTTGCTCTGATAGCCGTGGTACTCTTCTGCGAGAGCCGCCTCGAAGGCGTTGTGCCGCCCGTAATGCTCGGTCGGTTCGAATAGCGGATTACTTCAATGAAGAGATAAAGCGTTCTGCAGATTACATGCGAGATCAGGGTGCTTTTCGTCGTGGGCTTGAGAGGGCAAAAAACTCCTTCCCAGCTTTTATGGAATAATGCCTGGATAAACGTCTGAGCAGGCCTGGACCCACATGGGTCCAGGCCTGCAAAACGTCTCCGCGATGCTCAGGTCATGAGCATGTCGACCATGGAATACAGCTTGCCCGGCTTTTGGGAGTGAAGCCATTTGGCGGCTCGCAGCGCGCCCAGGGCGAGTGTATCCCGCGAATGGGCGCGGTGGGTCACCTCGATGCGCTCACCCGGCCCGAAGAAATAGATCGTGTGATCCCCCACCACGTCGCCGCCGCGCAGGGTCTGCAGGCCGATCTCCTCGCGGGGGCGCTCGCCGATGATGCCATCGCGGCAGCAGCAGGCCTTTTCCCGCAGTTCCCAGCCCCTGGCCTCGGCCAGGCACTCGCCGAGCGTAAGGGCCGTGCCGCTGGGCGCGTCCTGCTTCTTGTTGTGGTGGACCTCCATGATCTCCAGGTCGTAAGCCGGCCCGAGCTTCTTGACCAGTTCGGGCAGCACGGCGAGTAGCGTATTGATGCCCACGCTCATATTCGAGGCCCAGAACAGGGGCGCCTGGCGGGCGGCCGCGCGCAACTCGTCCAGCTGCTCCGGCGTGAAACCCGTGGTGCCGATGACAGCGGCCATGCCGGTCTCGGCGGCCAACCTGGCCGTGCCCAGGCTGGCTTCGGGGGAGGTGAAGTCGATGACCACAGCGCCCTTGACCGTCTTCAACACCTCGCCCAGGCTCTTGCCAAACGGGCAGCCCAAGCTCTCAAGGCCTTGAGCCCTGCTCGACGGCTCGACGACTCCTGCCAGCGTCAGCTCGGAATCGGACTGGGCAAGACGCACCAAGGTAGCGCCCATGCGGCCTCCGGCTCCATTGATGATCAGCGGGCACTTCATCTCTTGATAACCTCCGCGTGTTGCTTGCCGGGGCCTGCTATCCATCCGCCTGCGCGCTCGCCCCTACCAGGCGCAGGAATTCCTCGAAGCCAATGACGGCCAATCCCAGCTTGTCGGCCTTGTCCAGCTTGCTGCCTGGGTTCTCTCCCACGACCACATAGTCCACGTTTTTGGAAATCGATTTGGCCGCCGTGCCGCCGGCCTGCTCCACCAGCGTCTCGGCCTCGGAGCGGCTCATGCTCGGCAGACCGCCAGTAAACAGGACGCGCTTGCCTGCCAACGGCAGCTTTGTCTTCCCCTCTTGCGCAACAGCCGGCACATTGGACGGCCATAGACCGATCTCCTTGAAACGCCCCAGCAAACTACGATTGGCTTCGTTCAGAAAGAAATCGACAATGGATTCGGAAATCTTGTCGCTGATGCCGGGCAATTCCTCCAATTCCTGGCGCGTGGCTGCTCCAAGCGCGTCAAGATCGCGGAAACGCGAGGCCAGCAATCTGGCAGTCTCCTCGCCCACGTGCGGAATGCCCAGGGCGGCTATCAGCCGCGGAAGCGTCGCTTCCTCTTTGGCCTTGCGAATGGATTCCACGAAATTGGCGGCCGACTTATCGCCCATGCGCTCCAGGGTAAGCAAATCCGTCTTCTTCAGGGTGAAGAGATCGGCCGGCGAACGGACCATGCCCTTGTCGATGAGGATCTCCACCCACTTGCGGCCTAATCCTTCGATATCCAGGCCGGCCTTGGACACGAAATGAATGATGCTCTGACGAATGACCGCCGGGCAGGAGATGTTCACGCATTTCCATATGCGCCGCTCCTCCGAGGCAAGGAACACCTCAGTATGGCATACGGGACATTCGGTAGGGAAAACGTACTCCTGCTCCCCTCCCGTGCGCTTTTCGGCCAGCGCCCGCACCACCTCGGGGATGACGTCCCCGGCGCGCTGGATGAGCACGCGATCGCCCAGGCGCAGGTCCTTCTCGCGGATGTAGCTCTCGTTGTGAAGGCTGGCGCTGGAGACGGTCACACCGCCGACGCTAACCGGGTCCAGCTCGGCCACGGGAGTAAGTACGCCTGTGCGGCCTACCTGGATACGAATGTCGCGCAGGAGCGTCTCGGCCTGGTAGGCAGGGAACTTGAGCGCCAAGGCCCAGCGCGGGGCCTTGGCCGTAAAGCCCAGGAAACGTTGCAACTCCAGGCAATTGAGCTTGGCCACCAGGCCGTCGATCTCGAAGGGCAAGGCCTCGCGACCGGCCTGCAGCCGTTCGAAGCTGGCGGCTACCTCGTCA of Desulfocurvibacter africanus subsp. africanus DSM 2603 contains these proteins:
- a CDS encoding protein-disulfide reductase DsbD family protein → MMRTVFTLLLTILLWPVSSVQAQLQMPEPPLNISVDFARLPDSKDNAETTAGAVLAAVTIIPEKGWYTYSNQPGSLGQPTVLTASLAGSPEPLEVRYPQGVRKPDPFSPEEMVNLYLGEVTFFVPLPPDVALPADLRLHLSLLLCSEKSCMPVSLERTASLRQAEALPAAEKQPWWPEYGASAPGPQPDQVEPRQAAEPETTTGPETAKDAPEEKWSLNPRYYQSELEVGSIWKAIMLALLAGFLLNFMPCVLPVVSLKISSLVSGCVRGAQCSERARRQAFTEHNLFFAAGILAYFLVLSLVLSLLGLAWGELFQSPKLIMILSAAVFALALSLFDVYTLPIINLRSGMIDSGNPRASAFSTGVLATLLATPCSGPFLGGVLAWALVQPSMVVAIVFISIGVGMALPYLLMSAWPGLVRFFPKPGAWTVKLERIVGFFLLATCIYLINILPQDYLLSALVLLWITGVSFWIWGAWTDLNQSTRKRWTIRSAALSLVVAAAAWAVQPPEISVHWRDFSAEDFRGRLGQERLLVDFTADWCVSCKFLEQTTLTDKNLADWGKRYGLTYIRVDLTEQNPQGMSLLRELGSQSIPVVAVFPQGSDANRPLVLRDLFTSANMEEALDQLF
- a CDS encoding M24 family metallopeptidase; the encoded protein is MYQPLETMPMHELSLHWAKVRTLLQAQAPEAGGLLTFSRVAAYYLTGTMAPGVCWLPMQGEPMLMLRKGKERAKLESPLSSIVTFRSYADLDGLAREAGCPLPEVMAVELSGLTWGLGQNLAAKLPGRRFVPGDTILAMAQSLKTPWELTKMRLAGERHAKCLMEIVPARIRPGMTEREVSHIVWEAFFSQGHSGLMRMGAFGEEIFLGHVSAGDSGNYPSFFNGPLGLRGEHPATTAMGYAGKVWSKGEPLALDVGFVLEGYHTDKTQLYWAGPRNSIPEQARRGHDFCMHVQEWIAERMKPGAIPSALYAHCARWAEEEGLADGFMGLGGNQVRFIGHGIGLVVDGWPVIAKGFDAPLEEGMVLALEPKQGIPGLGMVGVENTFEVTPNGGRCLTGNEFDFICLE
- a CDS encoding CoA-binding protein: MFAAGDQKLAVLFREVKTIAVVGAKDAPSQPVDRVGRYLIAAGYEVIPVHPKRKDVWGLPTYSRLADVPVPIDLVNLFRAAQYCPEHALEVLALPVRPQAFWMQLGIRSPQARELLEPAGILVIEDSCSMVEHRRLLGEK
- a CDS encoding YkgJ family cysteine cluster protein; the protein is MSESNLAFECRRCGHCCEGQGGIILTEQDVERLRTHLGLAREEFLTMAVEFKSDRNRLRTGPDGYCIYYRQDLHGCGIHPARPDICRAWPFFRGNLLDRLSWEMVQDYCPGVNPTVSHAEFVRQGQAYLRNCGLVAVGEDAPAALRPI
- a CDS encoding DnaJ domain-containing protein, whose translation is MTVKECYQILHVSPEANLEEVKRSFRKLAFDLHPDLHPDDPSAARKFQRLNEAYIFLRKTMESADFSQESPEQTAKNGAASQNAGAQGRAHAQGGNRNQAQTGSRPFRQGPPPGAPSAEERARERMRKKHSDNERFFSRKEEVLQDILKDPFARKVFEDIYQQVRNGNTTPKAAPKEIRKRKIELEWGKRKISIDLSKGLIGSFKAWMQGQMDVHKIIHLPLEQLMPGRTVRITFSPGLSTKKHAIEIRLPGDFAVGKAMRLRGLGRKIGALQGDMYLRILAK
- a CDS encoding glycerophosphodiester phosphodiesterase family protein translates to MNIASLLSRPFAHRGLHDLRKGVPENSMAAFRLAVDNGYAIELDVRLLGDGNVVVFHDATLDRMTSRTGYVLALNSGQLSSLSLLGTQETPPLLSDLLNMVRGRVPLYVEIKNGNRPGRLEQQVLSLLNQYFTQYGGSFAVASFNPLVLAWFQRKAPHLLRVQITGSSGLRGLWLPQRCAAINWPLIAFGQPHALSVALNVLGSPIVGAWRCQGKPVLTWTVRTQNDLERAQRFADAYVFESLRP
- a CDS encoding long-chain-fatty-acid--CoA ligase → MKDSNRPWLDSYDSEVSPTLTYESVPVFTLLDRAAERFPKRKAIRFNNYSITYQELHRQSEVMAANLRAHGLRPGDRISIMMPNLPQTIISYWAVLKAGAVAVMTNPLYMEKELVHHIHDSGSRMMITLDVLWSKVAQLGDKITLDKIFVSSVADGLAFPLNQIVRLKVWKEGKGKVPYDDGKVLRWSELLHGRDRFSYAGIMPKTDLALLQYTGGTTGVSKGCMITHYNLVANAAQCSAILHSIGNQQETFLAVMPFFHIYGLTTCLNFPTALGATTVPFARFVPQDVLKTIDKIKPTIFPGAPSVYIALMQQREFENTDFQGLRYCISGSAPMPVEVMQQFKERTGSDIIEGYGLTEASPVTHLNPLRGTRKSGSIGLPFPDTEARIVDMEVAGPPLPPGKHGELIMRGPQIMAGYWNRPDETASALRNGWLFTGDIATMDEEGYFFIVDRKKDLIISGGYNIYPREIDEVLYEHPKVKEAVTVGIPHKTRGEVVKAYVIPKDGETIDKAEIIAFCKKKLAGYKVPRQVEFRTELPKTLVGKVLRRALREEEAQKVNRAAARKETVE
- the dapB gene encoding 4-hydroxy-tetrahydrodipicolinate reductase, with product MKCPLIINGAGGRMGATLVRLAQSDSELTLAGVVEPSSRAQGLESLGCPFGKSLGEVLKTVKGAVVIDFTSPEASLGTARLAAETGMAAVIGTTGFTPEQLDELRAAARQAPLFWASNMSVGINTLLAVLPELVKKLGPAYDLEIMEVHHNKKQDAPSGTALTLGECLAEARGWELREKACCCRDGIIGERPREEIGLQTLRGGDVVGDHTIYFFGPGERIEVTHRAHSRDTLALGALRAAKWLHSQKPGKLYSMVDMLMT
- the ligA gene encoding NAD-dependent DNA ligase LigA, whose protein sequence is MATAPEDIRQRVERLRKELHFHNYRYYVLDAPVISDAEYDRIMRELQDLEEHNLELRDPSSPTQRVGAAPAEGFAQYRHALRMYSLDNAMSVDEWREFVARVGRHFEDVFLAKLEAETAARASGRLDDKNRDGLRRKAKEGLKALLAGGSVDDLRVAIEKAVADAAETAGALHLRVPVRVLAELSEETWRSLPALLGTFWIDPKLDGLALEAIYENGRLVRAATRGDGEVGEDVTQNVRTVKNLPLVLHDDGVMPRLLEVRGEVVMRKADFHALNERQAERGEKIFANPRNAAAGSVRQLDPRITAARPLRFFAYGIGQVDWNGAPGWQGQDEIIAGLAQLGFAIPPEARQCRHPDEVAASFERLQAGREALPFEIDGLVAKLNCLELQRFLGFTAKAPRWALALKFPAYQAETLLRDIRIQVGRTGVLTPVAELDPVSVGGVTVSSASLHNESYIREKDLRLGDRVLIQRAGDVIPEVVRALAEKRTGGEQEYVFPTECPVCHTEVFLASEERRIWKCVNISCPAVIRQSIIHFVSKAGLDIEGLGRKWVEILIDKGMVRSPADLFTLKKTDLLTLERMGDKSAANFVESIRKAKEEATLPRLIAALGIPHVGEETARLLASRFRDLDALGAATRQELEELPGISDKISESIVDFFLNEANRSLLGRFKEIGLWPSNVPAVAQEGKTKLPLAGKRVLFTGGLPSMSRSEAETLVEQAGGTAAKSISKNVDYVVVGENPGSKLDKADKLGLAVIGFEEFLRLVGASAQADG